Proteins found in one Triticum aestivum cultivar Chinese Spring chromosome 4D, IWGSC CS RefSeq v2.1, whole genome shotgun sequence genomic segment:
- the LOC123097694 gene encoding acetate--CoA ligase CCL3: protein MGSEGPGHGFGSGAAERDIDDLPPNDANYTALTPLWFLERAALAQPDRASVVHGPVRYTWAETYRRCRRLASALARRSVGHGSTVAVIAPNVPAVYEAHFGVPMSGAVVNCVNIRLNAETIAFLLDHSVAEVVMVDQEFFTLAEESLKIVSEKKKQNFRPPTLIVIGDPTCEPKSLQYALGQGAIEYEEFLKTGDPEFNWKPPKDEWQSIALGYTSGTTSSPKGVVLHHRGAYLMALSVAMVWGMPEGAVYLWTLPMFHCNGWCYTWALAAFCGTSICLRQVSTKAIYTGIAKQGVTHFCAAPVVMNNLINAPASETFLPLPRVVNVMVAGAAPTPSLLAALSIRGFRVTHTYGLSETYGPSTVCAWKPEWDDLPLEERSRLHCRQGIRYTALEGLDVVDPKTMVPVPADGKSYGEIVMRGNAVMKGYLKNPKANAEAFAHGWYHSGDLGVKHPDGYVEVKDRMKDIIISGGENISTLEVEKVVYMHPAVLEASVVARADERWGESPCAFVTLKEGAGGSDEAALANDIMRFCRERMPAYWVPKSVVFGPLPKTATGKIKKHELRAKAKELGPVKKSRM, encoded by the exons ATGGGGTCGGAGGGGCCGGGGCATGGGTTCGGATCCGGGGCGGCGGAGCGGGACATCGACGATCTCCCGCCGAACGACGCCAACTACACGGCGCTGACGCCGCTCTGGTTCCTGGAGCGGGCCGCCCTGGCCCAGCCGGACAGGGCGTCCGTCGTGCACGGCCCGGTCCGGTACACCTGGGCCGAGACCTACCGCCggtgccgccgcctcgcctctgcGCTGGCGCGCCGATCTGTCGGCCACGGCAGCACT GTTGCTGTGATAGCTCCAAATGTTCCGGCAGTGTATGAAGCCCACTTCGGCGTTCCAATGTCTGGAGCTGTGGTGAACTGCGTAAACATCCGGTTAAATGCTGAGACGATCGCGTTCCTTCTTGACCATTCCGTGGCAGAAGTTGTGATGGTGGACCAAGAATTCTTCACCCTAGCCGAAGAATCTCTGAAGATAGTATCAGAGAAGAAGAAACAGAATTTTCGGCCTCCAACCCTAATTGTCATCGGCGATCCAACCTGTGAACCTAAGTCTCTACAATACGCTCTAGGACAAGGGGCCATCGAGTATGAGGAGTTCCTGAAAACCGGTGACCCAGAATTCAATTGGAAGCCTCCGAAGGATGAATGGCAGAGCATTGCCTTAGGTTACACTTCTGGGACTACTTCAAGCCCAAAAGGTGTCGTGTTGCACCACCGTGGCGCCTACCTCATGGCGCTCAGTGTTGCTATGGTGTGGGGAATGCCTGAAGGGGCTGTTTACCTGTGGACTTTGCCTATGTTCCATTGCAATGGTTGGTGTTACACCTGGGCGCTGGCTGCCTTCTGCGGAACCAGCATATGTCTTCGCCAG GTGAGCACAAAGGCTATATACACTGGTATTGCAAAACAAGGAGTGACACATTTCTGCGCTGCGCCGGTCGTCATGAACAATCTCATAAACGCTCCTGCAAGCGAGACCTTCCTGCCACTCCCCCGTGTGGTCAATGTCATGGTGGCCGGAGCCGCCCCGACACCATCGCTTCTTGCGGCGCTCTCTATCCGCGGTTTCCGTGTCACCCACACTTACGGCCTGTCTGAGACCTATGGCCCGTCGACGGTGTGCGCGTGGAAGCCCGAGTGGGACGACCTGCCGCTGGAGGAGCGCTCCCGTCTGCACTGCCGGCAGGGCATCAGGTACACCGCACTGGAAGGCCTGGACGTGGTTGATCCCAAGACAATGGTCCCCGTCCCGGCCGATGGCAAGTCCTACGGGGAGATCGTGATGAGGGGCAACGCCGTGATGAAGGGCTACCTGAAGAACCCCAAGGCGAACGCCGAGGCGTTCGCGCACGGCTGGTACCACTCCGGCGACCTCGGCGTGAAGCACCCCGACGGTTACGTCGAAGTCAAGGACCGGATGAAGGACATCATCATCTCCGGCGGGGAGAACATCAGCACCCTGGAGGTGGAGAAGGTGGTGTACATGCACCCGGCGGTCCTGGAGGCCTCGGTGGTCGCCAGGGCCGACGAGCGGTGGGGGGAGTCGCCCTGTGCCTTCGTTACCCTCAAGGAAGGGGCCGGTGGCTCCGACGAGGCGGCGCTGGCGAACGACATCATGAGGTTCTGCCGGGAAAGGATGCCGGCCTACTGGGTCCCCAAGTCGGTCGTCTTCGGGCCGTTGCCCAAGACGGCGACGGGGAAGATCAAGAAGCACGAGCTGAGGGCCAAGGCCAAGGAGCTTGGCCCTGTGAAGAAGAGCAGGATGTGA